A window of Kribbella voronezhensis genomic DNA:
GCAGCCGCGCCGCCAAGGTCAGCAGCTCCGGCCGCACGGCCAGCTCGTGGAACGCCTGGGTGCTCTGGATTGCGGTGTACGCACCGAAGAACCCGGCCGAGCCCTCCTCGACCGCCCGCTCCGACGCGATCAGCTCCGCAGGCCTGGTCCCAGGAGCGAGCCAGTTGCTGTCGGACAAGATCCGGGCCAGCCGATCCCGCACGTCACCGATCACGTCGGCCGGCAACAGCCCACGGAAGAACAAGTAGCCGTCCTGCGCCAGCCGCGACCGCAGTACGGCCGCGTCGGTCAGCGCTCCGGACGAATCGGTCAGCTCCTTCATTTGTCGTTCCCGATCTTGTCCATCGCACCGGCGATCGTGGCGACGTCGACCTTGTCCAGGTAGAGGTCGTTGACGGTTTTGTTGATCTCGGCAACCTTCCCGGTCCAGCCTTCCGCGATCGGCATGTTCACCGTACTCCCGGCCGCCGAGTCGACGAACGGCTGCACGTCGATGCCCTTCTTCTTCCAGTACGCCGTATAGCCGGCACCGGCATCGTTCAGTGCCGGGATGATGTAGCCCGCGTCGCCCATCAACTTCTGTGCCTTCGCCGAGCCGAGGAACGCGACCAGCTTGCCGGCCTGCTCGGGGTGTTTCGTCTTCGCGAACATCCCCTCGGCGAGACCGTTGATCACGACCGTACGGCCGGACGGACCGGCCGGCATCGACGCGACGCCGATCGGGAACTTGACCTCCGGCAGCGCGAACGGCAGCAGTGCGTTGTTGGCCGGGAACATCGCTACCTCGCCCCGATAGAACATCTCGGTGGCCTGCCCGGTCGGCGGATTGGTGCGGGTGCCATCGGGAGAGACGTGCCACTTGAAGATCAGGTCCCGGGCCCATTGCAGGGCCCCGACCGATTGCGCGCCGGAGAAGCCGAAGGTCCCGTACGGCTTGTCCATCGCGTGGCCGCCGTTCGAGGCGATCCAGTTCAGCCACTGGGTCTGGCTGTGGTTCCACGAGCAGAAGCCCCACTGCTTGCCGTCGACGGTGAGCTTGCGAGCGAGCGTCTCGAAGCTGCCCGAGCCGTCCGGGGCCCAGGTGAGCTTGTCCGGCATCGTCACGCCGGCCTTGGCGAACAGGTTCTTGTTGTAGAGCAGGCCGACGATCCCGAGGTCCTTCGGCATTCCCAGTTGCTTGTCCTCGAACCGGTACGACTGGACGACGTTCGGATGGTACGAATCGAGCTTCAGCCCGGCCTTCGAGATCACGTCGTCGAGGGGTGCGAGGACACCCTTGCCGGCAAAGTCGGGGAAGCTGTCGACGGTCAGCCAGAACACGTCCGGCGCCTTGCCACCGGCCAGTTCGGTGGTCAGCTTGGTCCAGTACTGGTCGTAGGGCAGCACCTCCATCCGGACCGTGATGTCCGGGTTCTCGGCAGTGAACGCGGCGAAGACGGCCTGGTAGCCGACCTCCTGCTGCTCGTCCCAGAGCCGGTACACCAACTCGACCTTGCCGCCGCCGCCGCTACCGCTCGAATCGTCGTTCGACGAACCGCAACCGGCCAGCGCGAGCACACTGCCGGCGCCGATCAGGAAGGTCCGCCGGGACAGGGGATGGGACATGTCAGCCTCCTACTTGAGCCCGGTGACCGCGACCGAGCGGACGATGAAGCGCTGGAAGACGATGAAGAGCACCAGCAGCGGGACCAGCGCGATCAGGCTGCCGGCCATCACGGCGTTGTAGTCGACGCCGATCTCGCTCTTGAACAAGGCGATTCCGACCGAGAGCAGCCGCTTGTCCTCGCTGCTGGTGATGATCAGCGGCCAGAGGAAGCTGTTCCAGTTGGCGACCACCGCGAGCGTGGTGACGGTGACCAGGATCGGCCTGGACAACGGCAGCACGATCGAGACCAGGGTGCGGACCCGGCCGGCGCCGTCGATCCGGGCCGCGTCCTCCAACTCGACCGGGATGCTGCGGAAGAACTGCCGGAGCAGGAAGATCGCGTACGGCGTACCGAGCATCGTCGGCAGCATCAGCCCGGCCCAGGTGTCGACCAGCCCGAGCTTCTGCATCATCAGGTACAGCGGGATCATCGTGACCACCGGCGGCACCATCAGCGTGGACAGATAGACCCAGAAGAGGACGTCACGACCCGGGAACGGCAACCGGGCGAACGCGTACGCCGCCAGGATGGCGAACACCACCTGCCCGAGGGTGATCCCGGCCGTCACCAGCGCGGTGTTCACCAGGTAGCCGCCGAACCCGGAGCCGAACAGCCGGTCGAACGCGGCCACGCTGGGCGGCAGCCCCGGTTCCCACGGCAGCGTCTCCGATAGTTGCCCAGGGCCCTTGAATGCCGTCAGCACGGTCAGGAAGTACGGGAAGATCGCGAACGCACAGCCGACCACCAGGACGGCGTACGTGAAGCTGCGGAGTTTCATCCGGACACCTCGTAGGTCGTACGGCGCTCGAAGTACACGAACTGCGAGATCGTGGCGATCAGCACCACCGCGAACAGCAGCACCGAGATCGTCGAGGCGTAGCCGAAGTCGAACTTGCGGAACGCCTCGTCGTAGATCAGGTAGGTTGCCACCTCGGTACTGTCACCGGGACCGCCCTCGGTCATCACGAAGATCGTGTCGAACGCCTGGAACGACCCGATCACGTTGGTGATCAGTACGAAGAGCATGGTCGGGCGCAGCAGTGGCAGCGTGATGGTGAAGAAGTGCTTGGCCGAAGACGCACCGTCCAGAGACGATGCCTCGCGCAACGACTGCGGGATGTTCTGCAGCCCGGCCAGGAAGAACAGCATGTTGTAACCGGCGAACTGCCAGATGTGCACGGCCGCCACGCTCGGCATCGCCAGCAACGGCGACGACAGCCAGGCCGGACCAGCTATGCCGAACAACCCCAGGAACTGGTTGAGGGCGCCGCGGCCGGGGTCGAAGATCCAGGTCCAGACCAGACCGAGCGCGACCGGTGTAGCCATCCAGGGGATCACCAGCAGCGCGCGGAAGTACTTCATCCAGCGCAGCTTGCGGTCGACCAGCAACGCCAGTAGCAGCGACAGAATCGTTGTCCCCGGCACGCAGATCAGGACGTAGTACAAGGTGACGAGCATCGAATGCCAGACGTCGCCGTCGGTCAGCAGCTTCCGGTAGTTCGCCAGACCGACGAACTCCGGCGTCGCCAGCAACTTCCAGTCGAACAAGCTGAGCACGATCACGATCACGACAGGTGCGAGCAGGAAACCGAGAACCCCGACCAGGCTCGGCGCCAACAGCGCGTACGCGACCACCGTCTGCCGGTACCGGGCGGCACGACGGGTCCGGCGGGGCGCGGCCCTAAGCATCGGGATCCTTGAGCGGATGCGGCCGCGGCGAGCTCGGAGTGAGCAGTTCGCGGGTGCGATCCAGACCCCACCGGTCCAGCTGGGAGATCGGGTCGCTGGACATCCGCAGGCCAGGGCCCGCTTCGATGTGGTCGGCCCACTGCTCCCGGTTCTGTACGTCGGGTCGCACGATCAGGCAGTCGGAGTCGTTCGCCCACCAGCGCCCGTGCAGGAACTCCCGCGCCACAGACGTCGAGCGTGCACCGCGCTGACCCGGCTGACTGATGTCGCCGGACGGCGGCTCCACCAGCGGATCGGTGTCGGGCGAGATCCGCATGCAGTCCACCAGACCGAGACTGGGCAGGATGGGGGCCCCACAGCCGTGCAGGATCCGATTGGGCCCGACGGCATCGCGCAACAGCCGCATCCCCTGCCGGTACGCCGCGATGCCGTCGACCTGGTCGTGGCGCGGTCCGTCGATCGCACCGGCGTACAGGAAGTCCAGTTTGAAGTGGTCGTACCCCTGGCGGCAGAGCTCGACGAACACGTCCTGCAGATGCCGCGCGGCGCCCGGATGAGTCACGTCCAGAACCAGTTGCTCCTGGCCCCAGTTCGTGCCCGCCGTGATTCCCGGCACCAGCCACTCGGGATGCCGGCGGGCGGTCCGGCTCTTGCTGCCGACCAGGAAGGGAGCCACCCAGATCCCGGCGCGCCGGCCGGTGGAGCGGATGTCGGAGGCGAGCCGGACCGTCGAGCCGAAGTCGTCGCGCGGGGTCAGCCAGTCGCCGATCTCCGCCTGGTACCCCTCGTCGAGCAGCACCAGGTCGACGCTCAGGTCGTGCTCGTCGAACTGCCGGACATTCGTCATCACGTCCCGCTCGGTGACCTTGCCCCAGTACGCGTACCAGCTGCACCAGGACGGTCCGAAGACACGGACGTCCGTCGTGCCGGCCGCGAAGGTGTCGGCCCAGCCGGCCAGCGCCTGATTCGGATTCCGCTGGCTGGTCGTGGTCACCGCGACCTCACCGTCGGCCGAGACGAGCAGGCGGTCTTGACGGAGCTCGCAGCGAATCGACGGGACCGCATCCGGGCTGGTCGCTGCGACCACGGTCACCTCGTCGCCGGTCGCGACCGCGAGCAGCCCCTCCCCCTGGAACCGGCCGGCCACCACGCCCGGGCGGTACGCCATCACGTGGTGGTTCGGCGCGGTCGGCCGCGGCGGACTCGCCCCGAGCCGGTACCAGCCGCTCGGGCTCCAGGACTGCCAGCCGTGCTCGAAGACCAGGGTGCTGTCGTCGTACCCGAGCTCGGTGACGGTACTGAAGCCCACGGGATCCTCGATTCGCTGGGTGTGCAGGATCTTGCTGCCGTGCAGGTAATCTTGGGCTGTCTGCAAAGGGGACACCATGACGCAGCCTGCTGACTCTGAGCACGATCTTGCTACTCAGATCCTGATCGAGCTCTACAGCGAGATCCCGCCGCCGAGCAAACTGGTCACCGGTCACTTCCACAGCGGCGGTGACTACCGGGTCGTCCGCCCGGACGGCGTCGGCAGCTGGTACCTGCTCTACACCGCCGCGGGCACCGGTCAGTTCCAGATCGGCGGCGACAGCCTGACGCTGGGCCATGGGAACCTGGTGCTGGTCAGCCCCGGTACCGAGCACGACTACGGCACCGTGGGCACCTACTGGGAGTCCTGGTGGGCGCACTTCCAGCCGCGGCGCGAGTGGCACGCGTGGTTGTCGTTGCCCCAGGCAATGCCCGGCCTCTCGTACGTGCGACTGCCGAGGGCGTCGGAGACGGACCGGGTGGTGTCGGCCTTCGGGCGGTTGCACCGCGACGCGCAGCGGGCCGGCCTCTCCCCCACCGGCGACACCGAGCTGAACCTGCTGGAGAAGAGTGTCGCGGTCGAGCTGACGATGAACGGGATCGAAGAGGTCCTGCTGACCGCGGTCGCCAGTCTGCGACACACCACGCAGCACCTGGACGCGCGGGTGCAACTGGTCCTCGACGCGATCACGGCCGATCCCGCCCGGCAGCACACGCTGACGTCGCTCGCCGGGCTGGCGCAGATCTCGGTGTCCCGGCTCGCCCACCTGTTCAAGGAACAGGTGGGCGACTCGGTGATGAACGTGATCGTGGCGCTGCGGCTGCAGCGGGCGGCCGAGCTGCTCGGGGCGACCGACATGTCCGTTGCGCAGATCGCCCGCGCGGTCGGGTTCGAGTCGCCGCACTACTTCAGCCGGCAGTTCGGGCGCCGGTTCGGGATGTCCCCGAGCAGCCATCGCAAGGCGGTCAGGAACCCGGAGCTAGAGCTATATTGAGCTCGGTCGCCGCCGCGTAGTCCGCGCCGCCCGCCAGGCCGACGAGCCGGACGTAGCGCGCCGTCGTACCGGCCGGCAGTCGCGCGATCTTGGCGTCGATCGTCCCGTCCCAGGTGCCCGTCACGGCCGAGGTGAACGTGACGCCGTCGGTGCTGACCTGGACGTCGTACGACGAGATCCGGCCGTTCGGGACGGCCGCGTCCTGGCGTGGGGTGTAGACGAGCGCCTCGATCGCGCGCGGCTTGCCGAGGTCGAGGGTGATGTACTGCGGCAGCGGCGCGTGCGGGCTCCAGTTCGAGTGCCACATCGTGGTGCAGTTGCCGTCGATCGCGGCCGCGGCGTTGTTGGCGGCCGACCCCTGACTCGTGGCGGTGGCCGTCATCTCGTTCTGGGGCAGGAGATTCAACGGTCCGAACGGCCCGTCGACGGGTGGCGGCGAACCGGGAATCGCGGTCACCCGGCCCAGCCCGGGAGCCTTGATCGACGGATGCGTCCGCAGATGGTTGAGGAACACTTCCTGCCCCATCTTCGGGGCACGGACGAGCTTGCTGTAGTCCTGGAAGGCCGGGTAGCCGTACTGCGCTCCGTGCAACGGCATCGCCGCGCTGGTGGCGACGTTGTAGGTGCGGTCGAGCTGCAGGCGACTGCCGTCGATCATGACAGTGGCGGGATCGACGCGGTCACCGACCGGTCGGCCGAGGTCGTAGGCGTAGCGGAAGTTGCCCGAGGTCGCGAGTGAGGACAATCTGCTGCAGCCGTACGCCGGCGGGATCCATTGCTGCTCAAGGGCGGCCTCGATCGCGGAGCCTGTCATCGTCAGGGTGGTGATCGGAGAGATTCCGGCGACCGGCCAAGCTTCGCCGTACGTCACCGTGCCTGCCTTCAGGCCGGCTGAGAACACGTCCAGTCCCACGTCCGCCGGGACCAGCGCGAAGTCAGCGGCACCCTGTGAGCGGTAGAGGTCGGCGACCAGGTTGCCGGTGCGGCTTTCCGTGGTGGTGGAGAAGTCGAGATCCCGGTCGAGTTTCGTCAGCGGCTGCGACTGCCGGGCGGTCCACTTGTCCATCCAGTACTTGACGATCGTCTGGATCTTCGGGTCGGGCGTGAGGTCTTTGGTGACCGCGTGGTTGGTTGCCGTGGTGGCCGAGCGGATCACGTCACCGGTCGCCGGGTCGAGCGAAAGGTTCACCTCGCCGAGCACCCGGCCGTGGTTGCTTGCCTCCAGCACCGGTCGCGGTACGCCGTCGGGGTCGGGAATCATGCAGTTGAAGGCGGTGTGCCAGTGGCCGCCGAGGATCACATCGATGTCCGGTGACATCGCCCGGGCGGCGTCGAAGATCGGGCCGGCCGGGTTCTTGCACTCGTCGTACAACCCGCCCTGCTGGCCGCCTTCGTGCATGCTGACCACGATGGCGTTCACGCCTTGGGCTTTCAGTTCGGCCGCGGCCCGATTGGCCGCTTCGACGACGCCCTGGAACTCGAACCCGGAGCCGCCGATCGACAGCGTCTCGGTCGGCGTACCGGGAAATCCGAGGCCGATGAAGCCGATCCGCTGCGACCCCGCGGTGGCGATCCAGTACGGCGGGAGCACCGGCCGCTTGCTCTGCGGGTCGACGATGTTCGCCGCGTGGTAGGCGTAGTCGGTGCCGTGGAAGTTCCGGCCGGTGGAGTCGGAGAAGCACGAGTCGAAGCCGGGTCTGCCGTAGCAGGCGCCGGTCTGCATCCGGCGCAGGAACGGGAACTCCCGGTCGAACTCGTGGTTGCCGGCCACATCGAAGTCCATCCCGAACGCGTTCAGTACCTCGATCGTCGGCTCGTTCGCGAACGCCTGCGTGTAATCCGGCCAGCCGCTGAACTGGTCACCGGCTCCGATCAGGAAGCTGTTGGGCTTGCCTGCCCGCAGTTGGTCGATGTGTGCCTTCAGATACCCGGCCCCACCGACCTTCAACGTTCCGGTCGGCCCCGCAATGGTCAGGTTCTCGGTCTCGGACAGATACCCGTGCAGGTCGGTGAGGCTGAGCACCTGCACCGGAATGGGCGCGGCGGTGGTCGCTGCCGCGGTCGGCGAGGCGGCACCTCCCACCGCCAGCCCCAGCGCGGCGAGGGCGGCGGTGATCCGCGATCTCCTGGTCATCGAATGCTCCTGTCGTCGGCGGAACACGAAACCTAATCCGGCCGCAGCGGCCCGGAAATCCCTTCACCTGCTGACTTCCTGCACAATCCGGCTACTTGTCCGCGGTCGCCGCCAGACGGTCAGCACCCTCGTTCGTCGTGCGCTTCACCTTCCGTGGCAGCGGCAAGCTCACCAGCAGGGCAGCCAACGCCAGCGCCGCGGCCGATCCGATCGCGAACCGGTAGCCGTCGACGAAGACGTCCGGGCCGGCGTAGCCACCTGTCGAGGCGAAGACGGCGGCCGCGATCGCGACGCCGAAAGCACCGCCGAGCTGCCGAAGCGTGCTGAACGTTCCCGATGCCCTGCCGATGTCCTGCATGGCCACCGAACTCACCACGGCCTTCGTCACGGCAGGAATGGCCAGCGAGAACCCGATGCCGGCCACCACCATCGGGCCGACGGTCACGACGTACCCGGTGTTCACCCGCGAAACGAGCGCCAGGACCGCGGTACCGAGTGTGAGCAGCCCGGAGCCGATCAGGATGAGCGGGCGCTCGCCGATCCGGTCCGCGAGCACACCTGCCCGTGGGGCAATCAGGAAAGGCGCGACTCCCCAAGGCAGTAGCCGTAGGCCGGCCACGAGCGGGCCTTCACCGAACGCGACCTGAGGAAGCTGAGCCGTGAAGAAGATCGCGGCGGTCATCGCCGCATTGACAAAGAAGATCACGGCATTGCCCGAGGAAAACGCCCGGGAACGGAACAGCCGCAACGGGAGCATCGGTGCTGGAGTCCGCAGTTCCCAGGCTACGAAGGCGACCCCCAACACAACGCCGGCCGCCAGCGCGACCACGGTTTCCGCCGCCGTCCAGCCCACGGAATTTGCGCGGACCAGGCCCCAGGTCAGACCGAGCGCGCTACCGGCGGCCAGTACGAGGCCGAGCAGGTCGACTCTTCCTGCGGGCCCTCTGCTCTCGGGGAGCCGACTCAACACGAGCACTACGGCGATGATCGCGATCGGGACGTTGAGCCAGAAGATCCACGGCCAGCTGAGCCCCTCGGTGACAAGGCCTCCGACCACCGGCCCGAGCATTGCCGCGAGCCCGGTCACGCTGCCGAAGACCCCGGTCGCCCAGCCGCGGCGCTCGGGCGGGAAAGCCGCGTTCAGCAGCGTCAGGGCCAGCGGCATGATCAGTGCGGCCCCGGTCCCCTGGACGGCGCGAGCCGCCACCAGAGTCGCCACATTCGGCGCGAGTGCGCAAGCAGCCGACGCGAGGCCGAAGATCGCAAGCCCGGCAGCGAACATCCGCCTTCGCCCGTAGCGATCACCGAGTGCGGCACCGGTCATCAGGAAGACGGCGAAGCTCAAGGTGTAGGCGTTCACCGTCCATTCCAGCTCTTCGAGCGAGGCACCGAGGTCGGTCTGGATGGCGCTCAGGGCGGTGGCGACGACGAGCATGTCGAGGATCACCATGAACGACGCCACCGCGCTGAGGAGCAGTACCCAGGTCTGCGCGGCAGTCGACTTGACGCGATCCGTCATTTCTTCTCACTCCAGTCATGGTTACAGGTCACGTGGTACAGACCGCGGCGAGAGCGCAAAAGCATCGGTCGGATTTCAGTCAGCGGGGAGAGTGCGGGGCAGCCCGAAGGCCTCGCACCGCGGGATGCCGAGAAAACGCGTGATGACCGAGATGCGCGCCCCCTCCAGCGTCAGCACCATCAGACAGTCCAAGGTCGCGATCCGGGTCCGTGAGTCGGCCGTGTAGCAACCGAACGCAGGCTGCCCGTTCGCCCGCGTCGGAACGAGCCGCACCCCGCGGCCGGCGCAGTACTGCCCGAGGGACGCCGTCACGGCAGGGCGGCCGAGGTGATCGTTCGTTGCCGGTGGCACCGAAAGGCGTACGTCGTCGGTCAACAGCGCCGCCAGCTGTTCGCGGTCGCCACGCTCGAGCGCGGCCGCGAACCGTTCGGCGAGGATGCGCGCAGCCTCCGCGCCAGGGAGCGTCCGGTGTCTCCGGCCGGCAGCGACTTGGCCGGCGAGCGCGCATCGTCCGCTTTGCAAGGCGGCGGTCGCAGCGGTAGCCGAGATGTCCAGCATGTCGGCGACCTCGGCAACCGGGAAGCCCATGACATCGCACAGCACCACCGCGGCGCGGTGAAAGGGCGGCAGTTGCTGCAGTGCCGCGATGAAGCTGACCTGCAGGAACTGCGTCGCATCGTCGTCCAGTAGTGCATCCGGGAAAGGTTCCATCCAGGGAGGCGTCGTGGTTCGTGCGTTCCACGCGGCCAAGACAGGCCCTCCTTCGCCAACTCCGGCATCGACCACGAACCGGAGGTGGCTGTGGCCGATGGACGACTCACAGATACAGACCGTGCCGAGCTCGAAAACAGATCGCTCCTGGCGTCGATTCGACTCACGACACCAGCCGCGCCGCTGGTCGGCGCCGGTCGATGGTCGTTGCGGCCAGTACGGTCGCGGCGGCCAGCGGCAGCCACAGCGCCGCCGCGCCCAAGCTGAGCAGACCGGTGATGATGATGGGATCGGCGGCCCGGGCCAAGCCGTAGCTGAGCTGCCAGCGAGCCAGCGCACGGCCCACCAGGTGCGGCGGTGTCGACTCGATCACCAGCGGCACGCTGCTGCCGGTGTAGAGAATCTCGCCCAGCGTGTACGGCACTATCACCAGTGCGACGAGCACCGTGCCAGAGCCGCCGCCGGTCACCTCACCAAGCCAGAAGCCGACGTACGAGGCCGCGAGCAACAAGCCGGACCAGAACAGCACCCTGCGATGCGGCCACTTCGCGAGGCG
This region includes:
- a CDS encoding ABC transporter substrate-binding protein; its protein translation is MSHPLSRRTFLIGAGSVLALAGCGSSNDDSSGSGGGGKVELVYRLWDEQQEVGYQAVFAAFTAENPDITVRMEVLPYDQYWTKLTTELAGGKAPDVFWLTVDSFPDFAGKGVLAPLDDVISKAGLKLDSYHPNVVQSYRFEDKQLGMPKDLGIVGLLYNKNLFAKAGVTMPDKLTWAPDGSGSFETLARKLTVDGKQWGFCSWNHSQTQWLNWIASNGGHAMDKPYGTFGFSGAQSVGALQWARDLIFKWHVSPDGTRTNPPTGQATEMFYRGEVAMFPANNALLPFALPEVKFPIGVASMPAGPSGRTVVINGLAEGMFAKTKHPEQAGKLVAFLGSAKAQKLMGDAGYIIPALNDAGAGYTAYWKKKGIDVQPFVDSAAGSTVNMPIAEGWTGKVAEINKTVNDLYLDKVDVATIAGAMDKIGNDK
- a CDS encoding carbohydrate ABC transporter permease — protein: MKLRSFTYAVLVVGCAFAIFPYFLTVLTAFKGPGQLSETLPWEPGLPPSVAAFDRLFGSGFGGYLVNTALVTAGITLGQVVFAILAAYAFARLPFPGRDVLFWVYLSTLMVPPVVTMIPLYLMMQKLGLVDTWAGLMLPTMLGTPYAIFLLRQFFRSIPVELEDAARIDGAGRVRTLVSIVLPLSRPILVTVTTLAVVANWNSFLWPLIITSSEDKRLLSVGIALFKSEIGVDYNAVMAGSLIALVPLLVLFIVFQRFIVRSVAVTGLK
- a CDS encoding carbohydrate ABC transporter permease; translated protein: MLRAAPRRTRRAARYRQTVVAYALLAPSLVGVLGFLLAPVVIVIVLSLFDWKLLATPEFVGLANYRKLLTDGDVWHSMLVTLYYVLICVPGTTILSLLLALLVDRKLRWMKYFRALLVIPWMATPVALGLVWTWIFDPGRGALNQFLGLFGIAGPAWLSSPLLAMPSVAAVHIWQFAGYNMLFFLAGLQNIPQSLREASSLDGASSAKHFFTITLPLLRPTMLFVLITNVIGSFQAFDTIFVMTEGGPGDSTEVATYLIYDEAFRKFDFGYASTISVLLFAVVLIATISQFVYFERRTTYEVSG
- a CDS encoding glycoside hydrolase family 36 protein, with amino-acid sequence MQTAQDYLHGSKILHTQRIEDPVGFSTVTELGYDDSTLVFEHGWQSWSPSGWYRLGASPPRPTAPNHHVMAYRPGVVAGRFQGEGLLAVATGDEVTVVAATSPDAVPSIRCELRQDRLLVSADGEVAVTTTSQRNPNQALAGWADTFAAGTTDVRVFGPSWCSWYAYWGKVTERDVMTNVRQFDEHDLSVDLVLLDEGYQAEIGDWLTPRDDFGSTVRLASDIRSTGRRAGIWVAPFLVGSKSRTARRHPEWLVPGITAGTNWGQEQLVLDVTHPGAARHLQDVFVELCRQGYDHFKLDFLYAGAIDGPRHDQVDGIAAYRQGMRLLRDAVGPNRILHGCGAPILPSLGLVDCMRISPDTDPLVEPPSGDISQPGQRGARSTSVAREFLHGRWWANDSDCLIVRPDVQNREQWADHIEAGPGLRMSSDPISQLDRWGLDRTRELLTPSSPRPHPLKDPDA
- a CDS encoding helix-turn-helix domain-containing protein, with amino-acid sequence MTQPADSEHDLATQILIELYSEIPPPSKLVTGHFHSGGDYRVVRPDGVGSWYLLYTAAGTGQFQIGGDSLTLGHGNLVLVSPGTEHDYGTVGTYWESWWAHFQPRREWHAWLSLPQAMPGLSYVRLPRASETDRVVSAFGRLHRDAQRAGLSPTGDTELNLLEKSVAVELTMNGIEEVLLTAVASLRHTTQHLDARVQLVLDAITADPARQHTLTSLAGLAQISVSRLAHLFKEQVGDSVMNVIVALRLQRAAELLGATDMSVAQIARAVGFESPHYFSRQFGRRFGMSPSSHRKAVRNPELELY
- a CDS encoding discoidin domain-containing protein, with protein sequence MTRRSRITAALAALGLAVGGAASPTAAATTAAPIPVQVLSLTDLHGYLSETENLTIAGPTGTLKVGGAGYLKAHIDQLRAGKPNSFLIGAGDQFSGWPDYTQAFANEPTIEVLNAFGMDFDVAGNHEFDREFPFLRRMQTGACYGRPGFDSCFSDSTGRNFHGTDYAYHAANIVDPQSKRPVLPPYWIATAGSQRIGFIGLGFPGTPTETLSIGGSGFEFQGVVEAANRAAAELKAQGVNAIVVSMHEGGQQGGLYDECKNPAGPIFDAARAMSPDIDVILGGHWHTAFNCMIPDPDGVPRPVLEASNHGRVLGEVNLSLDPATGDVIRSATTATNHAVTKDLTPDPKIQTIVKYWMDKWTARQSQPLTKLDRDLDFSTTTESRTGNLVADLYRSQGAADFALVPADVGLDVFSAGLKAGTVTYGEAWPVAGISPITTLTMTGSAIEAALEQQWIPPAYGCSRLSSLATSGNFRYAYDLGRPVGDRVDPATVMIDGSRLQLDRTYNVATSAAMPLHGAQYGYPAFQDYSKLVRAPKMGQEVFLNHLRTHPSIKAPGLGRVTAIPGSPPPVDGPFGPLNLLPQNEMTATATSQGSAANNAAAAIDGNCTTMWHSNWSPHAPLPQYITLDLGKPRAIEALVYTPRQDAAVPNGRISSYDVQVSTDGVTFTSAVTGTWDGTIDAKIARLPAGTTARYVRLVGLAGGADYAAATELNIALAPGS
- a CDS encoding DHA2 family efflux MFS transporter permease subunit, with amino-acid sequence MTDRVKSTAAQTWVLLLSAVASFMVILDMLVVATALSAIQTDLGASLEELEWTVNAYTLSFAVFLMTGAALGDRYGRRRMFAAGLAIFGLASAACALAPNVATLVAARAVQGTGAALIMPLALTLLNAAFPPERRGWATGVFGSVTGLAAMLGPVVGGLVTEGLSWPWIFWLNVPIAIIAVVLVLSRLPESRGPAGRVDLLGLVLAAGSALGLTWGLVRANSVGWTAAETVVALAAGVVLGVAFVAWELRTPAPMLPLRLFRSRAFSSGNAVIFFVNAAMTAAIFFTAQLPQVAFGEGPLVAGLRLLPWGVAPFLIAPRAGVLADRIGERPLILIGSGLLTLGTAVLALVSRVNTGYVVTVGPMVVAGIGFSLAIPAVTKAVVSSVAMQDIGRASGTFSTLRQLGGAFGVAIAAAVFASTGGYAGPDVFVDGYRFAIGSAAALALAALLVSLPLPRKVKRTTNEGADRLAATADK
- a CDS encoding sigma factor-like helix-turn-helix DNA-binding protein; this translates as MEPFPDALLDDDATQFLQVSFIAALQQLPPFHRAAVVLCDVMGFPVAEVADMLDISATAATAALQSGRCALAGQVAAGRRHRTLPGAEAARILAERFAAALERGDREQLAALLTDDVRLSVPPATNDHLGRPAVTASLGQYCAGRGVRLVPTRANGQPAFGCYTADSRTRIATLDCLMVLTLEGARISVITRFLGIPRCEAFGLPRTLPAD